The following proteins come from a genomic window of Lolium rigidum isolate FL_2022 chromosome 5, APGP_CSIRO_Lrig_0.1, whole genome shotgun sequence:
- the LOC124651805 gene encoding uncharacterized protein LOC124651805 produces MLGHLSATNMSIRKAPMLLKKAVTMCKSKTGVLAGRLLVLASLRHRMARVGAISHKIQTLIVAADQAKVRLDYHKALLLRKIKTMRTINGGEIIDLPQQLALFDKEENGDDSCPDWTLHPIFNDNDNCCYIEEYAEDDDEPSVVDAIRSNPELEGLEFNLDYDIDQAAEMFIIRFREQMNKSF; encoded by the coding sequence ATGCTAGGCCACCTCTCAGcaacaaatatgagtatcagAAAGGCCCCTATGCTCCTGAAGAAGGCGGTAACCATGTGCAAGAGCAAGACCGGCGTGCTAGCGGGCAGACTCCTCGTCCTCGCCTCGCTCCGCCATAGGATGGCTAGAGTGGGCGCCATCTCGCACAAGATACAAACGCTGATTGTGGCCGCCGACCAGGCAAAGGTGAGATTGGACTACCACAAGGCTCTCTTGCTGCGAAAGATCAAGACGATGCGGACAATCAATGGCGGTGAGAtcattgatctcccgcagcagttGGCTCTGTTCGATAAAGAAGAAAATGGCGACGACAGCTGCCCTGATTGGACATTGCACCCCATCTTCAATGACAACGACAATTGTTGCTACATTGAGGAGTAcgcggaggatgacgacgagccgTCAGTAGTGGATGCAATCAGGAGCAACCCAGAGTTGGAGGGATTGGAGTTCAACCTGGACTACGATATCGACCAGGCTGCCGAAATGTTCATCATCAGGTTCCGCGAACAGATGAACAAGAGCTTTTAG
- the LOC124651228 gene encoding uncharacterized protein LOC124651228 yields MKMGKTPMLLKKATSMCKSKTSLLADRLLVLATLQRRRMAVVAMISNKIHTLIVADRERGSCHKAVAMRKVESRQAIVHGGGMAANFSHQLAMFDQEDGQGGFPDWTLMHPLFNDDMDENCCYTDDVDLLLDACDAGNDEPSVMEAIRSSKEVEGLEFNVEQDIDRAADIFIKRFRQQMNHDF; encoded by the coding sequence ATGAAGATGGGAAAGACCCCCATGCTCCTGAAGAAGGCAACTTCGATGTGCAAGAGCAAGACTAGCTTGCTCGCGGACAGGCTCCTCGTCCTCGCCACGCTCCAACGACGCAGGATGGCCGTGGTCGCCATGATCTCCAACAAGATCCACACGCTCATTGTGGCCGACCGGGAGAGAGGGAGTTGCCACAAGGCTGTTGCAATGCGCAAGGTTGAGAGTAGACAGGCCATCGTCCATGGTGGTGGCATGGCCGCTAATTTCTCTCATCAGTTGGCCATGTTCGATCAAGAGGATGGTCAAGGTGGCTTCCCTGACTGGACATTAATGCACCCGCTCTTCAACGATGACATGGACGAGAACTGCTGCTACACTGATGATGTCGATCTGTTACTCGATGCTTGCGATGCTGGCAACGATGAACCTTCAGTGATGGAGGCAATCAGGAGCAGCAAAGAGGTAGAGGGGTTGGAGTTCAACGTGGAGCAGGACATTGACCGGGCTGCCGACATCTTCATCAAGAGGTTCCGGCAGCAGATGAACCATGACTTTTAA
- the LOC124651369 gene encoding uncharacterized protein LOC124651369, with amino-acid sequence MKIAKAPMLIKKAAAMCKRKTGMFAARLLLLASLQSRRMAAVAVISHKIHTLVVADQQRVDCQGTLVMRKVENRQAVVHGVDMAADLSHQLALFDQESGHGGCHDWTLHPIFSNDENCYIQECDDEDDGDVLLNACHDDDEPSVMDVIRINREIEGLEFNMEEEIDQAADIFIRRFRQQLSKSF; translated from the coding sequence ATGAAGATCGCCAAGGCCCCCATGCTCATAAAGAAGGCCGCGGCGATGTGCAAGAGAAAAACCGGCATGTTCGCGGCCAGGCTCCTCCTGCTCGCCTCCCTCCAGAGCCGTAGGATGGCTGCTGTTGCCGTCATTTCTCACAAGATCCACACCCTCGTTGTAGCTGACCAGCAAAGAGTAGACTGCCAAGGGACTCTCGTGATGCGCAAGGTTGAGAATAGACAGGCGGTCGTCCATGGTGTGGACATGGCTGCCGATCTTTCGCATCAATTGGCTCTGTTCGACCAGGAAAGTGGTCATGGTGGTTGCCATGACTGGACACTGCACCCCATATTCAGTAACGATGAAAATTGCTATATCCAGGagtgcgacgacgaagacgatggtgATGTGCTACTCAATGCGTGCCATGATGACGACGAGCCATCGGTCATGGATGTAATCAGGATCAACCGAGAGATAGAGGGGTTGGAGTTCAACATGGAAGAGGAGATTGACCAGGCTGCAGATATATTCATCAGGAGGTTCCGGCAGCAGTTGAGCAAGAGCTTTTAG
- the LOC124658367 gene encoding uncharacterized protein LOC124658367, with product MKMGKTPMLLKKATSMCKSKTSLLAARLLVLATLQRRRMAAVAMISNKIHTLIVADRERGSCHKAVAMRKVESRQAIVHGGDMAANFSHQLAMFDQEDGHGGFPDWTFMHPLFNDDMDENCCYTDDVDLLLDACDAGNDEPSVMEAIRSSKEVEGLEFNVEQDIDRAADIFIKRFRQQMNHDF from the coding sequence ATGAAGATGGGGAAGACCCCCATGCTCCTTAAGAAGGCGACTTCGATGTGCAAGAGCAAGACTAGCTTGCTCGCGGCCAGGCTCCTCGTCCTCGCCACGCTCCAACGACGCAGGATGGCCGCGGTCGCCATGATCTCCAACAAGATCCACACGCTCATTGTGGCCGACCGGGAGAGAGGGAGTTGCCACAAGGCTGTTGCAATGCGCAAGGTTGAGAGTAGACAGGCCATCGTCCATGGTGGTGACATGGCCGCTAATTTCTCTCATCAGTTGGCCATGTTCGATCAAGAGGATGGTCATGGTGGCTTCCCTGACTGGACATTCATGCATCCGCTCTTCAACGATGACATGGATGAGAACTGCTGCTACACTGATGATGTCGATCTGTTACTCGATGCTTGCGATGCTGGCAACGATGAACCTTCAGTGATGGAGGCAATCAGGAGCAGCAAAGAGGTAGAGGGGTTGGAGTTCAACGTGGAGCAGGACATTGACCGGGCTGCCGACATCTTCATCAAGAGGTTCCGGCAGCAGATGAACCATGACTTTTAA
- the LOC124658078 gene encoding uncharacterized protein LOC124658078 yields MKMSKAPQLLKKAAAMCKSKTGVLAGRLLVLAALQRRRMTSVAVISHKIHALVVADPERMDCRKALMPHKVERRPAVIHGGDMASDLSHQLALFGQETGHGGCPDWTLHPIFSDDDNSYTEESNEEDDGDVLLDACHDDDDEPSVMDVIRINREVEGLEFNMEEEIDQAADMFIRRFRKQLSKGF; encoded by the coding sequence ATGAAGATGTCCAAGGCCCCACAGCTCCTGAAGAAGGCCGCGGCGATGTGCAAGAGCAAGACGGGGGTGCTCGCAGGCAGGCTCCTCGTCCTCGCTGCGCTCCAGCGCCGCAGGATGACCTCGGTCGCGGTGATCTCTCACAAGATCCACGCGCTCGTTGTGGCTGACCCTGAGAGAATGGACTGTCGCAAGGCACTCATGCCGCACAAGGTCGAGAGGAGACCGGCCGTCATCCATGGCGGTGACATGGCTTCCGATCTCTCTCATCAATTGGCTCTGTTCGGTCAGGAAACTGGTCATGGTGGCTGCCCTGACTGGACACTGCACCCCATCTTCAGCGATGATGACAACTCCTACACTGAGGAGTCCAACgaagaagatgatggtgatgtgcTACTCGATGCGTgccatgatgatgacgacgagccaTCGGTCATGGATGTTATCAGGATCAACCGAGAGGTAGAGGGGTTGGAGTTCAACATGGAGGAGGAGATTGACCAGGCTGCCGATATGTTCATCAGGAGATTCCGGAAGCAGTTGAGCAAGGGCTTTTAG